In a single window of the Heliangelus exortis chromosome 1, bHelExo1.hap1, whole genome shotgun sequence genome:
- the CDCA3 gene encoding cell division cycle-associated protein 3: MGVTGSVPAAPLAATGVAGSTPAVAPTFASAPRNKHLAHVSDPRSPTAGILRTPIEVVSSPTDSPQPGSAEQAAAADQERDPRSPTLGISRTPMRTPSTDSVDRLVRQLSEAFGAEAASPEPSPTAAAAAACPTEELARHTTPSAPSGDEAERPPSPSATPARPARFAGSKPVRPKNNKVMANSGTGRSPLSILLDDNSPSAPASRQGKRHVLGENIGDKREVTVDLNRSLKSGNSAWNDPNKENQQCPFVEN, translated from the exons ATGGGGGTCACCGGTAGCGTCCCGGCCGCTCCCCTGGCCGCCACGGGGGTCGCCGGCAGCACCCCGGCCGTTGCCCCCACCTTCGCCTCTGCCCCCCGCAACAAGCACCTGGCGCACGTCAGCGATCCCCGCTCCCCCACCGCCGGCATCCTGCGCACTCCCATCGAG GTGGTGAGCTCTCCGACAGACAGCCCTCAGCCCGGCTCCGCCGAACAGGCAGCAGCCGCTGACCAGGAACGGGACCCGCGCTCCCCCACGCTCGGCATCTCCCGCACGCCCATGAGAACCCCGTCGACTG ATAGCGTGGACCGCCTGGTGAGGCAGCTTAGCGAAGCCTTCGGGGCTGAGGCCGCGTCCCCGGAGCCGTCGCCGaccgcagcagcagcagcagcctgcccCACGGAGGAGCTTGCCCGGCACACCACGCCGTCCGCCCCCTCGGGGGATGAAGCGGAGAGGCCGCCTTCTCCTAGCGCGACGCCGGCGCGGCCCGCCCGCTTTGCAG GGAGCAAGCCTGTAAGACCCAAGAACAACAAGGTCATGGCTAACTCTGGAACTGGACgctctcccctcagcatcctACTGGATGATAATTCTCCCAGTGCTCCTGCCTCTCGACAG ggTAAGAGGCATGTGTTGGGTGAGAACATTGGAGATAAGAGGGAAGTGACAGTGGATCTGAATAGGAGCCTGAAATCTGGGAACTCTGCTTGGAATGACCCGAACAAAGAGAACCAACAGTGTCCTTTTGTGGAGAACTAA
- the GNB3 gene encoding guanine nucleotide-binding protein G(I)/G(S)/G(T) subunit beta-3: MGEIEQMKQEAEQLKKQIADARKACADTTLAQIVSGVEVVGRIQMRTRRTLRGHLAKIYAMHWSTDSKLMVSASQDGKLIVWDTYTTNKVHAIPLRSSWVMTCAYAPSGNFVACGGLDNMCSIYNLKTREGNVKVSRELSAHTGYLSCCRFLDDNNIVTSSGDTTCALWDIETGQQKTVFLGHTGDCMSLAVSPDFKLFISGACDATAKLWDVREGNCRQTFLGHESDINAISFFPNGEAICTGSDDATCRLFDLRADQELVVYSHESIICGITSVAFSRSGRLLLAGYDDFNCNIWDTLKAERVGILSGHDNRVSCLGVTADGMAVATGSWDSFLKVWN, encoded by the exons ATGGGGGAAATTGAACAGATGAagcaggaggctgagcagcTGAAGAAGCAGATTGCG gatgccCGGAAAGCCTGTGCAGACACCACACTTGCTCAG ATTGTATCTGGAGTGGAGGTTGTTGGCCGTATCCAGATGCGGACCCGAAGGACCCTGCGCGGGCACCTGGCAAAGATCTACGCCATGCACTGGTCCACAGACTCCAA ACTTATGGTCAGTGCCTCACAAGATGGGAAACTGATTGTGTGGGACACATACACAACTAACAAG GTTCATGCCATCCCTTTACGTTCCTCCTGGGTCATGACCTGTGCCTATGCCCCCTCAGGCAATTTTGTGGCCTGTGGAGGCCTTGACAACATGTGTTCCATCTACAACCTCAAGACTCGTGAAGGCAATGTCAAAGTGAGCAGGGAGCTCTCAGCTCAtacag GTTACCTCTCCTGCTGCCGATTTCTTGATGACAATAATATTGTGACTAGTTCTGGAGATACAACATG cGCACTCTGGGACATTGAGACTGGGCAGCAGAAGACTGTGTTCCTGGGTCATACCGGAGACTGTATGAGCTTGGCCGTCTCCCCAGACTTCAAACTCTTCATCTCTGGGGCTTGTGATGCTACTGCCAAACTGTGGGATGTGCGGGAGGGCAACTGCCGTCAGACCTTCTTAGGGCACGAGTCTGATATCAACGCTATCTCT TTCTTCCCTAACGGTGAAGCCATCTGCACTGGCTCAGATGATGCCACCTGCCGCCTCTTTGACCTCCGTGCAGACCAGGAGCTCGTGGTGTATTCCCATGAGAGCATCATCTGTGGGATCACATCAGTCGCCTTCTCCCGCAGCGGGCGCCTCTTGCTCGCTGGATACGATGACTTCAACTGCAACATCTGGGACACCCTGAAAGCAGAGCGTGTGG GAATCCTTTCTGGCCATGACAACAGAGTGAGCTGCCTGGGGGTGACAGCAGATGGGATGGCTGTTGCCACTGGCTCGTGGGACAGCTTCCTCAAGGTTTGGAATTga
- the P3H3 gene encoding prolyl 3-hydroxylase 3: MASFLLSFCLLLPATAATSPGRLVPYDLLYADGARAYFARDWGRAAELLQRALQSYAGLRAARLDCRARCLREAAFLGVPAGAGPWEAALFGRVLQRADCLQHCLGQRLGTAPSAHRASRAIRRDFERREPYNYLQVAFFQLKKLDQAVSAAHTFFVANPQHLQMREDIEKYRRMSGVKSDNFQDLEATPHWEAYEAGVQHYNADEYLQAVARLEESLSEALSALEECRALCEGPWEDEDEDEEEEMQPGLYEAIAAHYIQVLKCRQQCVLEIATKPGRISATEDFIPSHLDLLQFAYDQVGNQTLAAECVASYLLFYPTDEPMLEKMKQYRTELGEDTAVTARESIQHYVQRSLMEKKLIYYAVEHLGGTFNDPDLWTPDELIPENLKEKHREDQEKQTQETLDMEEREKRGPLPFEGIAITMDSRQMNGTQRVVFDRVLTESECKDLLRLTKEAGEAGDGFRARRSPHTPHERFEGLSVLKAVQLAQNGDVDWRDARLLLQASEKSRKIIESYFTPGKKLHFSFTHLVCRTAVDEEQEGRLDLSHPVHADNCLLDPEGQECWREPPAYVYRDYSGILYLNDDFQGGGLFFTEMDTVTVTAEVHPKCGRLVAFSSGKENPHGVWAVGRGRRCAIALWFTHSQEHAEQERVKAEELMEQKAVEPDWTDGEERRQGTDGSGRSSSEPAVPKGGARPTSQRHKPSSVGTQQPKRLRARDEF; this comes from the exons ATGGCCTCCTTCCTCCTGTCTTtctgcctgctcctccctgccacCGCCGCCACGTCGCCGGGCCGCCTGGTCCCTTACGACCTGCTCTATGCGGACGGAGCGCGGGCGTATTTCGCCCGGGACTGGGGGCGGGCGGCCGAGCTGCTGCAGCGCGCCCTCCAGAGCTACGCGGGGCTGCGGGCTGCCCGCCTCGACTGCCGCGCCCGCTGCCTCCGGGAGGCGGCCTTCCTCGGCGTGCCGGCGGGGGCCGGGCCCTGGGAAGCCGCCCTCTTCGGCCGGGTGCTTCAGCGAGCCGActgcctgcagcactgcctggggcAGCGCCTGGGCACCGCGCCCTCCGCCCACCGCGCCAGCCGCGCCATTCGCCGGGACTTCGAGCGGAGGGAGCCCTACAACTACCTCCAGGTGGCTTTCTTCCAG CTGAAGAAGCTGGATCAGGCCGtgtctgctgctcacaccttcTTCGTCGCTAATCCCCAGCACCTCCAAATGCGGGAGGACATCGAGAAGTACCGGCGTATGTCAGGGGTGAAGTCAGACAACTTCCAGGACCTGGAGGCCACACCACACTGG GAAGCATATGAGGCTGGGGTGCAGCACTACAATGCAGATGAGTACCTGCAAGCtgtggccaggctggaggagtCCCTCTCAGAGGCGCTGTCAGCACTGGAGGAGTGTCGTGCTCTGTGTGAAGGGCCttgggaggatgaggatgaggacgaggaggaggagatgcagCCTGGCCTGTATGAAGCCATTGCAG CCCATTATATTCAAGTTTTGAAGTGCAGACAGCAGTGTGTCCTTGAAATTGCCACAAAGCCAGGGCGGATTTCTGCCACAGAAGATTTCATACCGTCTCATCTTGATTTACTGCAGTTTGCCTATGATCAAG TTGGGAACCAGACCTTGGCTGCTGAATGTGTTGCTTCCTACTTGCTCTTCTATCCCACCGATGAGCCTATGTtggagaaaatgaaacagtatCGCACAGAACTGGGAGAGGACACAGCTGTCACAGCCAGAGAG AGTATTCAACATTATGTGCAGAGATCTTTGATGGAGAAGAAGTTAATTTATTATGCAGTGGAGCATCTAGGAGGAACTTTTAACGACCCT GATCTCTGGACTCCAGATGAGCTGATTCCTGAAAACCTAAAGGAGAAACACAG AGAGGATCAGGAGAAGCAAACCCAGGAAACTCTGGATatggaagagagggagaagaggg GTCCTTTGCCTTTTGAGGGCATTGCTATCACTATGGATTCCCGTCAGATGAATGGAACCCAGAGGGTGGTGTTTGACAGAGTGCTGACAGAATCTGAGTGTAAGGACCTTCTCAGGCTGACAAAG GaagcaggagaagctggagatGGCTTCCGGGCCAGACGATCGCCTCACACCCCACATGAGAGATTTGAAGGGTTAAGCGTTTTGAAGGCTGTGCAG CTCGCCCAGAATGGGGACGTGGACTGGAGAGATGCCAGATTGCTTCTGCAGGCCAGTGAGAAATCACGGAAAATAATAGAGTCCTATTTTACTCCTGGAAAGAAGCTCCATTTCTCATTCACACACCTTGTGTGCCGCACAGCTGTAGATG AGGAACAAGAAGGTCGCTTGGATCTTAGTCATCCTGTCCATGCTGATAATTGTCTCTTGGATCCTGAGGGGCAGGAGTGCTGGAGAGAACCACCTGCCTATGTGTACAGGGACtacag TGGCATCCTCTACCTCAATGATGACTTCCAGGGTGGGGGCCTGTTCTTCACTGAAATGGACACTGTGACTGTCACA GCTGAGGTACACCCTAAGTGTGGGAGGCTGGTGGCCTTCAGCTCTGGCAAGGAAAACCCCCACGGCGTTTGGGCAGTGGGCCGTGGGAGACGCTGCGCCATTGCTCTCTGGTTCACACACTCGCAGGAGCATGCAGAGCAG GAACGGGtgaaggcagaggagctgatggagcagaaggCTGTGGAGCCAGACTGGACTGATGGAGAAGAACGTCGTCAGGGGACTGATGGCAGTGGCAGATCCTCCTCAGAGCCTGCTGTTCCCAAAGGTGGAGCCAGGCCCACGAGCCAGAGACACAAGCCTAGCTCGGTCGGAACACAGCAGCCCAAGAGACTGCGGGCCAGAGATGAATTTTGA
- the GPR162 gene encoding probable G-protein coupled receptor 162 — MGDSESESTLHNNSLWWLACGMLALLANSWIILSITAKQQKHKPLELLLCFLAGTHILMAAVPLTTYAVVQLRRESSDYDWNESICKVFVSTYYTLALATCFTVASLSYHRMWMVRWPVNYRLSNAKKQALHAVMGIWMVSFILSTLPSIGWHNNGERYYARGCQFIVSKIGLGFGVCFSLLLLGGIVMGLVCVGITFYQTLWAHRRRRRCHHQRAEETSSCSSSAHTTFNVPAIVVEDVRGKRRSSLDGSESAKTSLQMTNLISAIVFLYDTLTGVPILVVSFFSLRYDTAPTWMVLAVLWCSMVQTLLLPSFIWSCERYRADLRTVWEQCVAIMSEEDGDDDGACDDYGDGRICKVRFDSNGAAAVKRDSQNIKLLPMHHMLLPQEKVHYLQVPISRRMSHDETNIFSAHRSAPSFLHKWSSSDDIRICGPHRPGGPGFLPPQLHDYRRRPPEDELTTLRQFLEAGLIPGGSSPCFFRDEITTFIDETPQPTPACSPRHSRLLLASRRDRRLSLGSREEENTDRPRRCSLSGNEAWQLQGGEGVPPERTLEACEAQAFQDPKL; from the exons ATGGGGGACTCTGAATCAGAGTCCACCTTGCACAACAACTCACTCTGGTGGCTGGCATGTGGGATGTTAGCCCTCTTGGCCAACTCTTGGATTATCCTCAGCATCACAGCCAAACAACAGAAACACAAGCCGCTGGAGCTGCTGCTATGTTTCCTAGCTGGGACCCACATCCTCATGGCAGCAGTACCCCTCACCACTTACGCTGTGGTGCAGCTGCGGCGTGAGTCCTCTGACTATGACTGGAACGAAAGCATCTGCAAGGTCTTTGTCTCTACATACTACACCTTGGCTCTGGCCACCTGCTTCACAGTGGCCTCCCTTTCCTACCACCGGATGTGGATGGTGAGGTGGCCGGTCAACTACCGGCTGAGCAATGCCAAGAAGCAGGCCCTGCACGCCGTCATGGGCATCTGGATGGTGTCCTTCATCCTCTCCACCCTGCCCTCCATCGGCTGGCACAACAATGGCGAGCGCTACTATGCCCGTGGCTGCCAGTTCATTGTCAGCAAGATAGGGCTGGGCTTCGGTGTCTGCTTCAGCCTTCTCCTGCTTGGAGGAATCGTCATGGGTTTGGTCTGTGTGGGTATCACTTTCTACCAGACTCTATGGGCACACAGGAGACGCCGGCGGTGCCACCatcagagagcagaggaaacGTCATCCTGCTCTTCATCAGCACACACCACTTTCAATGTGCCAGCCATTGTAGTGGAGGATGTACGGGGCAAAAGGAGGTCCTCACTGGATGGCTCTGAGTCAGCCAAGACCTCCTTGCAGATGACCAACCTCATCAGCGCTATTGTCTTCCTGTATGACACACTCACTGGGGTGCCTATCCTG GTCGTGAGCTTTTTTAGCCTGCGCTATGATACGGCCCCTACCTGGATGGTCCTGGCTGTGCTCTGGTGCTCCATGGTGCAGACTCTGCTTCTCCCCTCCTTCATCTGGTCCTGTGAGCGCTACCGAGCGGATCTCCGCACCGTGTGGGAGCAGTGTGTGGCTATCATGTCTGAGGAAGACGGAGATGATG ATGGTGCGTGTGATGACTATGGTGATGGCAGGATCTGCAAAGTGAGATTTGATTCGAATGGTGCTGCAGCTGTAAAGCGGGACTCCCAGAACATCAAGCTGCTACCCATGCACCACATGTTGTTGCCCCAGGAAAAAGTGCACTACTTGCAG gtCCCAATCTCCCGGAGAATGTCACATGATGAGACTAACATCTTCTCTGCCCACCGCTCTGCTCCGTCCTTCCTACACAAGTGGTCTTCGTCTGATGACATCCGCATTTGTGGCCCCCACAGGCCTGGAGGCCCCGGCTTCTTGCCTCCTCAGCTGCATGACTACCGCCGGCGGCCCCCGGAAGATGAGCTGACGACCCTACGGCAGTTTTTGGAGGCGGGGCTGATACCCGGgggctccagcccctgcttCTTCCGAGATGAGATCACCACATTCATTGATGAGACGCCACAACCCACCCCAGCCTGCAGCCCACGGCATTCCCGTCTCCTGCTCGCATCACGCCGCGACCGCCGCCTCTCGCTcggcagcagagaggaggagaacaCCGACCGGCCTCGGCGCTGCTCCTTGTCTGGCAACGaagcctggcagctgcagggtgGAGAGGGGGTGCCACCTGAAAGGACCCTTGAGGCCTGTGAGGCACAAGCCTTCCAGGATCCCAAACTATGA